In a genomic window of Bradyrhizobium sp. LLZ17:
- a CDS encoding DUF899 domain-containing protein produces the protein MTTANQSAKNGQNAGQPAMQTPPVVSPQDWEAARQQLLVKEKAHTRARDALAAERRRMPWMAVDKTYAFEGPGGKVSLHDLFQGRRQLIVYRAFFEPGVFGWPDHACRGCSMVADQVAHVSHLNARDTTLVFASRAPQADIARLKQRMGWEIPWVTITDSFDADFSVDEWHGTNVFFRDGDRIFRTYFVKSRGDEQMGGTWNYLDITPLGRQEVWEDSPQGYPQTPTYKWWNWHDSYEEGAAPDKKWVEVSTAGEKAFREAGA, from the coding sequence ATGACAACAGCCAATCAATCAGCCAAGAACGGACAGAACGCCGGACAGCCCGCCATGCAAACACCGCCTGTGGTGTCGCCGCAAGACTGGGAGGCAGCCCGTCAGCAACTGCTCGTGAAGGAGAAGGCGCATACCCGGGCCCGCGACGCCCTGGCCGCCGAGCGCCGGCGCATGCCCTGGATGGCAGTGGACAAAACTTATGCGTTCGAGGGGCCCGGCGGCAAGGTCAGTCTGCACGACCTGTTCCAGGGCCGGCGGCAGCTGATCGTCTACCGCGCCTTCTTCGAGCCGGGCGTGTTCGGCTGGCCCGATCATGCCTGCCGCGGCTGCTCGATGGTGGCCGACCAGGTCGCCCATGTTTCGCATCTGAATGCCCGCGACACCACGCTGGTGTTCGCCTCGCGCGCGCCGCAAGCCGATATCGCGCGGCTGAAGCAGCGGATGGGCTGGGAGATTCCGTGGGTCACCATCACGGACAGCTTTGACGCCGATTTCAGCGTGGATGAGTGGCACGGAACCAACGTGTTTTTCCGCGACGGCGACCGCATCTTCCGCACCTATTTCGTCAAGAGCCGCGGCGACGAGCAGATGGGCGGCACCTGGAACTATCTCGACATCACGCCGCTGGGCCGCCAGGAGGTCTGGGAGGATTCGCCGCAAGGCTATCCGCAGACACCGACCTATAAATGGTGGAACTGGCACGATAGCTACGAGGAAGGCGCTGCGCCCGATAAAAAGTGGGTCGAGGTGTCGACCGCTGGAGAGAAGGCATTCCGCGAGGCGGGCGCGTGA
- a CDS encoding GIY-YIG nuclease family protein, with the protein MTEGAHLYILKCADGSYYIGTTRTELEIRIAQHNAGTFGGYTKSRRPVTLDFSQWFDRITDAIECERKLKKWSRAKKEAFMRGDFADLHELAKRGSHHPSRRPPSAGPQDED; encoded by the coding sequence ATGACGGAAGGCGCGCACCTCTACATTCTCAAATGTGCTGATGGCAGTTACTACATCGGCACGACTCGCACCGAGCTCGAGATCAGAATCGCGCAGCACAACGCCGGCACGTTCGGCGGCTACACAAAGTCACGCAGGCCCGTGACGCTGGACTTCTCGCAATGGTTCGACCGCATCACCGATGCGATCGAATGCGAGCGGAAGCTCAAGAAATGGAGCCGCGCCAAGAAGGAAGCCTTCATGCGCGGTGACTTCGCGGACCTCCATGAGCTGGCGAAACGCGGATCACATCATCCTTCGCGACGCCCGCCTTCGGCGGGCCCTCAGGATGAGGACTGA
- a CDS encoding L,D-transpeptidase produces the protein MFNLDTLKNYSRAVAVSAVAVTAIAFAGPAKAAPVQLFPFFQPLPQMTAPVQPYQATPYQAAPSEDQDAVETPARFRRQTVAYATREAPGTIIIDTPNTYLYYVLGNGQAVRYGIGVGRDGFTWSGTQSVTKKAEWPDWTPPPEMIQRQPYLPRHMAGGPGNPLGARAMYLGGTVYRIHGTNAPDTIGKHVSSGCIRLTNDDVSDLYSRVNVGTKVVVLPMTERRAELGSAMR, from the coding sequence ATGTTCAATCTGGACACGTTGAAGAATTATTCGCGCGCCGTTGCTGTCAGTGCAGTGGCCGTGACCGCAATCGCATTCGCCGGTCCGGCCAAAGCCGCGCCCGTGCAGCTCTTCCCGTTCTTCCAGCCGCTGCCGCAGATGACCGCGCCGGTTCAGCCTTATCAGGCAACGCCCTACCAGGCCGCGCCGTCCGAGGATCAGGACGCCGTAGAGACGCCGGCCCGCTTCCGCCGCCAGACCGTTGCGTACGCGACGCGCGAGGCGCCGGGGACCATCATCATCGATACGCCCAACACCTACCTCTATTACGTGCTCGGTAACGGCCAGGCCGTGCGCTACGGCATCGGCGTCGGCCGCGACGGTTTCACCTGGTCCGGTACGCAGTCTGTGACCAAGAAGGCCGAGTGGCCGGACTGGACCCCGCCGCCGGAGATGATCCAGCGCCAGCCCTATCTGCCGCGCCACATGGCCGGCGGTCCGGGCAACCCGCTCGGCGCGCGCGCCATGTATCTCGGCGGCACCGTCTACCGCATCCACGGCACCAACGCCCCCGACACCATCGGCAAGCACGTCTCCTCCGGCTGCATCCGCCTCACCAATGACGACGTCTCCGACCTCTACTCCCGCGTCAACGTCGGCACCAAGGTCGTGGTGCTGCCGATGACCGAGCGGAGAGCGGAGCTTGGCAGCGCGATGCGGTAA
- a CDS encoding glycosyltransferase family 4 protein codes for MRVLIATDAWHPQVNGVVRTLTSLAAAAKALDVEVDFLTPDGFRSWPLPTYPGLRIALPSGKEIARRIEKAAPDALHIATEGPIGWAARAYCRRNRLAFTTSYTTRFPEYVAVRTGIPAAVGYAVLRHFHDAAAMTMVATPSLRQELSERGFKRLGFWTRGVDTELFHPDAPARLDLPRPIFMTMGRVAVEKNLEAFLSLDLPGTKVVVGDGPQKAALEKKYPGVVFLGEKKGADLTAHLAAADVFVFPSLTDTFGVVQLEALACGTPVAAFPVTGPKDVIADHPIGAIDHDLRAACLRALTMSRETCRNFALERSWENSARQFVGNLTSLQPSRALRASPVMARRPVRG; via the coding sequence ATGCGGGTATTAATCGCGACTGACGCCTGGCATCCGCAGGTCAACGGCGTGGTCCGGACGCTGACCTCGCTGGCTGCGGCCGCCAAGGCCCTCGACGTCGAGGTCGATTTCCTGACGCCCGATGGCTTCCGCTCATGGCCGCTACCGACCTATCCGGGCCTGCGCATCGCGCTGCCGAGCGGCAAGGAGATCGCGCGGCGGATCGAGAAGGCGGCGCCGGACGCGCTGCACATCGCGACCGAGGGACCGATCGGCTGGGCCGCGCGGGCCTATTGTCGTCGCAACAGGCTCGCCTTCACCACCTCCTATACGACGCGCTTTCCGGAATATGTCGCGGTGCGGACCGGCATTCCCGCCGCGGTCGGTTATGCCGTGCTGCGCCACTTCCACGATGCAGCCGCCATGACCATGGTGGCGACGCCCTCGCTGCGGCAGGAGCTCTCCGAGCGCGGCTTCAAGCGCCTCGGTTTCTGGACGCGCGGCGTCGACACCGAGCTGTTCCACCCAGACGCTCCGGCGCGGCTCGATCTGCCGCGGCCGATCTTCATGACCATGGGGCGCGTTGCAGTGGAGAAGAATCTGGAAGCGTTCCTCTCGCTCGATCTGCCCGGCACCAAGGTCGTTGTCGGCGACGGTCCGCAGAAGGCGGCGCTCGAAAAGAAATATCCGGGCGTTGTGTTTCTCGGCGAGAAGAAGGGCGCCGATCTCACTGCCCATCTCGCCGCCGCCGACGTGTTCGTGTTTCCGAGCCTGACCGACACGTTCGGCGTGGTGCAGCTCGAGGCGCTCGCCTGCGGCACGCCGGTCGCGGCGTTTCCCGTGACCGGGCCGAAGGATGTCATCGCCGATCATCCGATCGGCGCGATCGATCACGATTTGCGTGCCGCCTGCCTGCGTGCGCTGACCATGTCGCGCGAGACCTGCCGCAATTTCGCGCTGGAGCGCTCCTGGGAGAACAGCGCGCGCCAGTTCGTCGGCAATCTCACCTCACTTCAGCCCAGCCGTGCCTTGCGCGCCTCGCCGGTCATGGCGCGGCGTCCGGTGCGCGGCTGA
- a CDS encoding methyltransferase domain-containing protein, with product MAKIMNLDGTQQLDLTRGTVEQAYDRWAPVYDLVFGGVFAKGRQAAIAATNKIGGRVLEVGVGTGISLPLYAPHLRIFGTDISEAMLDKARQRVAEGGLKNVEGLAVMDAEKLEFPDNSFDVVMAQYVVTAVPNPEVALDEFARVLRPGGELIILTRVSADAGMRRFIEQKLQPVVRPLGFRTAEFAWSRYAKWLAGAKGIELAERRLIPPLGHFSLVRFRKVDVAKAA from the coding sequence ATGGCCAAGATCATGAACCTTGACGGCACCCAGCAGCTTGACCTCACCCGTGGCACGGTCGAGCAGGCTTACGACCGTTGGGCGCCGGTCTACGATCTCGTGTTCGGCGGCGTGTTCGCCAAGGGCCGGCAGGCAGCGATCGCGGCCACCAACAAGATCGGCGGCCGCGTACTCGAGGTCGGCGTCGGCACCGGCATCTCGCTGCCGCTCTACGCGCCGCATCTGCGCATTTTCGGCACCGATATTTCGGAAGCGATGCTCGACAAGGCGCGCCAGCGCGTCGCCGAGGGCGGCTTGAAGAACGTCGAGGGCCTCGCGGTGATGGACGCCGAAAAGCTCGAATTCCCCGACAACTCCTTCGACGTCGTGATGGCGCAATATGTCGTCACCGCCGTGCCGAATCCAGAAGTCGCGCTCGACGAATTCGCGCGCGTGCTGCGCCCGGGCGGCGAGCTCATCATCCTGACCCGCGTCAGCGCCGATGCCGGCATGCGCCGCTTTATCGAGCAGAAGCTCCAGCCGGTGGTGCGCCCGCTCGGCTTCCGCACCGCGGAGTTCGCCTGGTCGCGCTACGCGAAGTGGCTGGCCGGTGCGAAAGGCATCGAGCTCGCCGAGCGCCGCCTGATTCCGCCGCTCGGCCATTTCTCGCTGGTGCGCTTCCGCAAGGTCGACGTCGCCAAGGCGGCTTAG
- a CDS encoding aminotransferase class III-fold pyridoxal phosphate-dependent enzyme, translating into METTLPILSMSVAAAASAAAAFPKIKARIALSRAKHRSLAGHSKMSRRVARLLPFYEFTGDQYFGCDGAPANVVMQRKDAFFRLASLYAERYPKGRTMTKEAAEKISDLNFTESYRVPFQFSRLVREHLGTSTFMESSRGVTVTDVDGNTFYDLTGSYGVNIFGNDFYKECIEGSEKRAHALGPVLGPYHPVILENVTRLCQISGLDEVSFHMSGTEAVMQAVRLARYHTKRTHLVRFAGAYHGWWGDVQPGVGNPVTAHETYTLAEMSEKTLHVLRTRRDIACVLVNPLQALHPNGNAPGDSALVDSSRGANFDRAAYTEWLKQLREVCDQRGIVLIFDEVFVGFRLAAGGAQEYFHVKADMVTYGKSLAGGLPVGVVCGRRELMRRFRDDRPADVCFARGTFNSHPYVMTAMDEFLSRLASPNFRAIYDGLEETWNGRAQQLNRMLTDAGLPVQVANLSSIWTVKYTTPSRYNWMLQYYLRAEGLSLSWVGSGRLIFSLNYSDADFTEVADRFVRAAEKMKADGFWWHDGVLTNKAIKRQILKEMLAKRFGR; encoded by the coding sequence ATGGAAACGACACTCCCGATTCTCTCGATGTCCGTGGCCGCCGCAGCGTCCGCTGCCGCCGCCTTTCCGAAGATCAAGGCGCGGATTGCGTTGTCCCGCGCCAAGCACCGGTCGCTCGCCGGGCACTCCAAGATGTCGCGCCGGGTGGCCCGGCTGCTGCCGTTCTACGAGTTTACCGGCGATCAGTATTTCGGTTGCGACGGCGCGCCGGCGAATGTGGTGATGCAGCGCAAGGATGCCTTCTTCCGTCTCGCATCCCTCTACGCCGAGCGCTACCCCAAGGGCCGCACGATGACGAAGGAAGCAGCCGAGAAGATCTCCGACCTGAATTTCACCGAAAGCTATCGCGTGCCGTTCCAGTTCTCGCGCCTGGTCCGCGAGCATCTGGGCACCTCGACCTTCATGGAGTCCTCGCGCGGCGTTACCGTCACTGATGTCGACGGCAACACCTTCTACGATCTTACCGGCTCCTACGGCGTCAACATCTTCGGCAACGACTTCTACAAGGAGTGCATCGAGGGATCCGAGAAGCGAGCGCACGCGCTCGGACCGGTGCTCGGACCCTACCATCCCGTCATCCTCGAAAACGTCACGCGGCTGTGCCAGATCTCGGGCCTCGACGAGGTCTCGTTCCACATGTCCGGCACCGAGGCCGTGATGCAGGCGGTGCGGCTTGCGCGCTACCACACCAAACGCACGCATCTGGTTCGTTTTGCCGGCGCCTATCACGGCTGGTGGGGCGACGTGCAGCCCGGCGTCGGCAATCCCGTCACCGCGCACGAGACCTACACGCTTGCCGAAATGTCCGAGAAGACGCTGCACGTGCTGCGCACCCGCCGTGACATCGCCTGCGTGCTGGTCAATCCGCTGCAGGCGCTGCATCCGAACGGCAACGCGCCCGGCGATTCCGCGCTGGTCGACTCGTCCCGCGGCGCCAATTTCGATCGCGCCGCCTATACCGAATGGCTGAAGCAGCTGCGCGAGGTCTGCGACCAGCGCGGCATCGTGCTGATCTTCGACGAAGTCTTCGTCGGCTTTCGTCTCGCCGCCGGCGGCGCCCAGGAATATTTCCACGTCAAGGCCGACATGGTGACCTACGGCAAGAGCCTCGCCGGCGGCCTGCCGGTCGGCGTGGTCTGCGGCAGACGCGAGCTGATGCGCCGCTTCCGCGACGATCGTCCCGCCGACGTCTGCTTTGCCCGCGGCACCTTCAATTCGCATCCCTACGTCATGACGGCGATGGACGAGTTCCTGAGCCGGCTCGCCAGCCCGAACTTCCGCGCGATCTATGACGGGCTGGAGGAGACCTGGAACGGCCGCGCGCAACAGCTCAACCGGATGCTGACCGACGCAGGCCTGCCGGTGCAGGTCGCCAACCTGTCGTCGATCTGGACGGTGAAATACACCACACCGTCCCGCTACAACTGGATGCTGCAATATTATTTGCGGGCCGAAGGCCTGTCGCTGAGCTGGGTCGGCAGCGGACGGCTGATCTTCAGCCTGAACTACAGCGATGCCGATTTCACCGAAGTCGCCGACCGCTTCGTCCGCGCCGCCGAAAAGATGAAGGCCGACGGCTTCTGGTGGCATGACGGCGTGCTCACCAACAAGGCCATCAAGCGGCAGATCCTGAAAGAGATGCTGGCCAAGCGCTTTGGACGCTGA
- the asd gene encoding archaetidylserine decarboxylase (Phosphatidylserine decarboxylase is synthesized as a single chain precursor. Generation of the pyruvoyl active site from a Ser is coupled to cleavage of a Gly-Ser bond between the larger (beta) and smaller (alpha chains). It is an integral membrane protein.) encodes MTVKALIASFTQQEDLNFLLTNRIPRAALTRFMGWFSKIENPLLRDGSIALWKLFSDLDLSEAKKDHFRSLHDCFTRELKPGLRPFDPDPAVVASPSDGIVGAHGRIADTELFQVKGAPYSLLDLLGDPALVEQHRNGSFVTLRLTSSMYHRFHAPYDAHIDRVTLIHGDVWNVNPIALKRVERLFCKNERAVIRTHLSTGEAVTLVPVAAILVASIRLHFLDTVLNAQTRGRVNFPCDVKVSKGEELGWFEHGSTIIILAPGDFTFCDGITEGTRIRAGEALLRKH; translated from the coding sequence ATGACAGTCAAAGCCCTCATCGCCTCTTTCACCCAGCAGGAAGACCTCAACTTCCTGCTGACCAATCGCATCCCCCGCGCCGCGCTGACCCGCTTCATGGGCTGGTTCTCGAAGATCGAGAATCCGCTGCTGCGGGACGGCTCGATCGCGCTGTGGAAGCTGTTCTCCGATCTCGATCTGTCGGAGGCCAAGAAAGATCATTTCAGGAGCCTGCACGATTGCTTCACCCGGGAGCTCAAGCCGGGCCTGCGGCCGTTCGATCCGGACCCCGCGGTGGTCGCGAGCCCCTCGGACGGCATTGTCGGAGCCCACGGACGGATCGCCGACACCGAGCTGTTCCAGGTGAAGGGCGCGCCCTATTCGCTGCTCGACTTGCTCGGCGATCCCGCGCTGGTCGAGCAGCACCGCAACGGAAGCTTCGTGACGCTGCGGCTGACCTCGAGCATGTATCACCGCTTCCACGCCCCGTATGATGCGCATATCGATCGCGTCACGTTGATCCATGGCGACGTCTGGAACGTCAATCCGATCGCGTTGAAACGGGTCGAGCGGCTGTTCTGCAAGAACGAGCGTGCGGTGATCCGCACACATCTGTCGACCGGCGAGGCGGTGACGCTGGTGCCGGTCGCGGCGATCCTGGTCGCGAGCATCCGCCTGCATTTCCTCGATACGGTGCTGAACGCGCAGACACGCGGCCGGGTCAACTTCCCCTGCGACGTCAAGGTGAGCAAGGGCGAGGAGCTCGGCTGGTTCGAGCACGGCTCGACCATCATCATCCTGGCGCCCGGCGATTTTACCTTCTGCGACGGCATCACTGAGGGCACGCGCATCCGCGCTGGAGAAGCGTTGCTGAGGAAACACTAG
- a CDS encoding NUDIX hydrolase, with amino-acid sequence MARAPVIAAGGIVLRRGETPLIAIVRQRKRNEWVLPKGKLDDGETPKQAAHREVLEETGHEVAIHEFLGTLVYQSGGRSKAVHFWRMEAEGGQVRMLMNDIKAVDWLPLEQAIARLSREYERIFLTQIGPIALAAAGVVPDAEIMPPPATGNVDAAMQRLRPAKAASVGELRQGLLQKMKAWLRGEA; translated from the coding sequence ATGGCGCGGGCGCCGGTCATCGCGGCGGGTGGTATTGTGCTGCGGCGTGGCGAGACGCCGCTGATCGCGATCGTGCGCCAGCGCAAACGCAATGAGTGGGTCTTGCCCAAGGGCAAGCTCGACGACGGCGAAACGCCGAAGCAAGCCGCGCACCGCGAAGTGCTGGAGGAGACCGGACACGAGGTCGCAATCCATGAGTTTCTGGGGACGCTCGTCTACCAGTCCGGCGGGCGCTCCAAGGCCGTGCATTTCTGGCGCATGGAAGCCGAGGGCGGCCAGGTCCGAATGCTGATGAACGACATCAAGGCGGTCGACTGGCTGCCGCTGGAGCAGGCGATCGCGCGGCTCTCGCGCGAATATGAGCGCATCTTCCTGACCCAGATCGGCCCGATCGCGCTCGCGGCCGCAGGCGTTGTGCCCGATGCTGAAATCATGCCGCCGCCCGCGACCGGGAATGTCGATGCAGCGATGCAGAGGTTGAGGCCGGCCAAGGCTGCCTCGGTCGGCGAACTGCGCCAGGGCTTGTTGCAGAAGATGAAAGCGTGGCTGCGCGGCGAGGCGTGA
- a CDS encoding FecR domain-containing protein — MVAWRRFVFALPLLVLPLAGAGNACASDTIELAQAQPQAQPTPAPSPTPSASPAPAADAQPAAVEPIGNVATVTGIATVIRDKNSYPLKVRDDIYLNDVVQTSSSSALGITFNDATTFNLSASAKITIDNYVYEDGGKQNSAIFDIGKGTVAFVAAAVAKTGDMKIATPTATLGIRGTTGVVDVPENAAASTANNVNIKLYPDADGRVGHIDVNDRSSGARLGALTQAASGFAIRPGAVGAGGMRFAAIPITIPPQQIARDRGFVSQVHAAQATGRQIVTEQREFRRANPAASSRIPRPAQPPRQQQLRPTTTPGQQPQRPNGQPGQNNRPGQQQPGAPNRQGVQPPQRQGGPAQPAAPRAGQGQQGTSQPAGAPRTGAGTQPGGAQQTQPLRGGQTPAQPGGVVPSQPGTAPQAQPPRTGLQPGQPAPAQQPGMQRPGGFQQRIPGAQRPAAPRKQAPREKNERR, encoded by the coding sequence ATGGTGGCTTGGCGCCGCTTCGTGTTTGCGCTTCCGCTGCTGGTGTTGCCGCTGGCCGGCGCGGGCAATGCGTGTGCGTCCGACACGATCGAGCTTGCGCAGGCGCAGCCGCAAGCACAGCCGACGCCCGCTCCGTCCCCGACACCATCGGCCTCTCCGGCGCCGGCGGCGGATGCGCAGCCTGCCGCTGTCGAGCCGATCGGCAACGTCGCGACCGTGACGGGAATCGCGACCGTGATCCGCGACAAGAATTCATATCCCCTGAAAGTGCGCGACGACATCTATCTCAACGACGTCGTGCAGACCTCGTCGAGCTCCGCGCTCGGCATCACCTTCAACGATGCGACCACGTTCAACCTTTCCGCCAGCGCCAAGATCACCATCGACAACTACGTCTACGAGGACGGCGGCAAGCAGAATTCGGCGATCTTCGACATCGGCAAGGGCACGGTCGCCTTCGTTGCGGCGGCGGTGGCGAAAACCGGCGACATGAAGATCGCGACGCCGACCGCAACGCTCGGTATCCGCGGCACCACCGGCGTGGTCGACGTCCCCGAGAATGCGGCCGCGAGCACCGCCAACAACGTCAATATCAAGCTCTATCCCGATGCCGACGGGCGGGTCGGGCATATCGACGTCAACGACCGCAGCAGCGGCGCGCGGCTCGGCGCGCTGACGCAAGCCGCGAGCGGCTTTGCGATCCGGCCCGGTGCAGTCGGCGCCGGCGGCATGCGCTTTGCGGCGATCCCGATCACGATTCCGCCGCAGCAGATCGCGCGCGACCGCGGCTTCGTCAGCCAGGTGCATGCGGCGCAGGCCACCGGCCGGCAGATCGTCACCGAACAGCGCGAGTTCCGCCGCGCCAATCCCGCCGCGAGCAGCCGCATTCCGCGACCGGCCCAGCCGCCGCGGCAGCAGCAATTGCGGCCGACCACCACGCCCGGCCAACAACCGCAGCGGCCGAACGGCCAGCCGGGACAGAACAATCGTCCAGGCCAGCAGCAGCCCGGAGCGCCGAATCGCCAAGGCGTGCAGCCGCCGCAACGTCAGGGCGGCCCCGCGCAGCCGGCCGCGCCGCGCGCGGGCCAGGGTCAGCAGGGCACCAGTCAACCGGCAGGCGCGCCGCGCACCGGAGCAGGCACGCAACCCGGCGGCGCACAGCAGACCCAGCCCCTGCGCGGCGGACAGACTCCGGCGCAGCCTGGCGGAGTCGTGCCATCGCAGCCGGGTACAGCGCCGCAGGCGCAACCGCCGCGCACCGGATTGCAGCCGGGCCAGCCGGCCCCGGCTCAACAGCCAGGCATGCAGCGACCGGGTGGATTCCAGCAGCGCATCCCCGGCGCGCAACGCCCCGCAGCGCCGCGCAAGCAGGCGCCAAGAGAGAAAAACGAGCGGCGGTGA
- a CDS encoding DUF2147 domain-containing protein produces the protein MNKLYIAATALFLASTATAHAGNSISFQIEGQRVRIETPRNCASLDCITIMAPGLSDKPIKLNNINLNGLGSKDDDTTPSATTQPAPAPVQQAPVQPPPVQATVPAAPAVAPATPATTVAAAPSVDTTMQPPPVAAPAPVATAPADAPAPAPIAAAPAPAANTPLGVWATEENKGNVRVEQCGTNLCGYAEKTNERILINMKPDGAKWSGRIHDPNSGRNYDSTIAMRGPNAMRVQGCAFGGMFCGGQTWKRVS, from the coding sequence ATGAACAAGCTCTACATCGCCGCCACCGCGCTCTTCCTCGCTTCGACCGCCACAGCCCATGCCGGCAATTCGATCTCGTTTCAGATCGAAGGCCAGCGCGTCCGCATCGAGACGCCGCGCAACTGCGCCTCGCTCGACTGCATCACCATCATGGCGCCCGGCCTCTCGGACAAGCCGATCAAGCTGAACAACATCAACCTCAACGGTCTCGGCTCCAAGGACGACGACACCACGCCGAGCGCGACGACGCAGCCCGCGCCGGCGCCGGTGCAGCAGGCGCCGGTGCAGCCGCCGCCAGTGCAGGCGACTGTTCCGGCAGCCCCGGCGGTTGCTCCGGCTACCCCGGCTACGACTGTTGCTGCCGCGCCGTCCGTCGACACGACCATGCAGCCGCCGCCCGTTGCCGCGCCCGCGCCGGTTGCGACTGCACCAGCTGATGCGCCCGCTCCGGCTCCGATCGCCGCTGCGCCTGCGCCGGCCGCGAACACGCCGCTCGGCGTGTGGGCGACCGAAGAGAACAAGGGCAACGTCCGCGTCGAGCAGTGCGGCACCAATCTCTGCGGCTATGCCGAGAAAACCAATGAGCGGATCCTGATCAACATGAAGCCTGACGGCGCCAAGTGGAGCGGCCGCATCCACGATCCCAACTCTGGCCGCAACTACGACTCCACGATCGCGATGAGGGGTCCGAATGCCATGCGCGTGCAGGGCTGCGCCTTCGGCGGCATGTTCTGCGGCGGCCAGACCTGGAAGCGGGTGAGCTGA
- a CDS encoding extensin family protein translates to MTRGVRLYLVGSIVLVSLAGCGRGFFQAEREPWRAEAEAACLKSGAVKESADIVRIDPISGPGMCGAEFPLKVAAIGEGSSSYGFADEELRPPGSIGNQPRWPVAQPQSNYPPAGYPQRSNYPESAVRQPSGYGGSSGPVSLSAPGVAPQEDEIDLPPEGTDAAGAARYMNAPSYPARQPTPYSQAPAQQPPPRFGPAQGNPVTAVGPVAVKPTATLACPIVSELDRWFADSVQPAAMRWFGARVVEIKQISAYSCRGMNGNPSAHISEHAFGNALDVAAFVLADGRRITVKDGWRGMPEEQGFLRDVQSGACAHFTTVLAPGSNVYHYDHIHVDLMRRASRRLICQPAAVSGEEVAARAGGRNPYANARDPSVTGSLGAHKSKHEKINEEDEFSDD, encoded by the coding sequence ATGACGCGCGGAGTTCGTTTGTATCTCGTCGGCTCCATCGTCCTTGTTTCGCTCGCGGGTTGCGGACGCGGCTTCTTCCAGGCCGAACGTGAACCGTGGCGGGCCGAGGCCGAGGCGGCATGCCTGAAATCCGGCGCGGTCAAGGAGAGCGCGGACATTGTTCGCATCGATCCGATCTCCGGCCCGGGCATGTGCGGCGCCGAGTTTCCGCTGAAGGTCGCGGCCATCGGCGAAGGCTCATCGAGCTATGGTTTTGCCGACGAGGAGTTGCGCCCGCCCGGCAGCATCGGCAACCAACCGCGCTGGCCGGTGGCCCAGCCGCAGTCGAACTATCCGCCGGCCGGCTATCCGCAGCGGTCGAATTATCCCGAGAGCGCGGTGCGCCAGCCCTCCGGTTATGGCGGGTCTTCCGGCCCGGTGTCGCTCAGCGCGCCCGGCGTGGCCCCGCAGGAAGACGAGATTGATTTGCCGCCCGAAGGCACCGACGCCGCGGGTGCCGCGCGCTACATGAATGCGCCGAGCTATCCCGCGCGGCAGCCTACGCCGTACTCGCAAGCCCCTGCGCAGCAACCGCCACCACGCTTCGGTCCCGCGCAGGGCAACCCCGTCACCGCTGTCGGTCCAGTCGCAGTGAAGCCGACCGCGACGCTGGCCTGTCCGATCGTGTCCGAGCTCGACCGCTGGTTCGCCGACAGCGTGCAGCCCGCAGCGATGCGCTGGTTCGGCGCCCGCGTGGTCGAAATCAAACAGATCTCCGCCTATTCCTGCCGCGGCATGAACGGCAACCCGAGCGCCCACATTTCCGAGCACGCATTCGGCAATGCGCTCGACGTCGCTGCCTTCGTGCTCGCCGACGGTCGCCGCATCACCGTGAAGGACGGCTGGCGCGGCATGCCGGAAGAGCAGGGCTTCTTGCGCGACGTGCAATCCGGTGCCTGCGCGCATTTCACCACGGTGCTCGCGCCGGGCTCGAACGTCTACCACTACGATCACATCCACGTCGATCTGATGCGCCGCGCCAGCCGCCGCCTGATCTGCCAGCCCGCCGCCGTTTCCGGCGAAGAGGTCGCCGCGCGCGCGGGTGGCCGCAATCCTTACGCGAACGCCCGCGATCCCTCCGTCACCGGCTCCCTCGGTGCGCACAAGAGCAAGCACGAGAAGATCAACGAGGAAGACGAGTTCTCGGACGATTAG